The following coding sequences lie in one Gouania willdenowi chromosome 5, fGouWil2.1, whole genome shotgun sequence genomic window:
- the abraa gene encoding actin-binding Rho-activating protein: MSSTGTVIVPQQEPQAFKRAVRKIKCAAMVANLAKSWQGWANDHSTKQDSIPNGWMPLSIEEEDQKERNHKVKLTVKPRVIAVDATDSGVNNIRTCSVTKTVKPKRSECSSGDIVNTIRGKMESGSEESKPFLGNESPTRRRQMRALSNAVGGGGVIQDRKSMLQEKKLGSRSSSVDTEDSGLGEEGGLSDNGESKAEQSDDRLKKLTSRPKIKITTIGDIKSRWQQWSNQHLEGQKLNPFSEDFDYEYAMTQRLQKGDEGYGRPKDGSKTAERGDRAHRHIHREMEEMVWIIRDMGFKDPQGRTAISFGRLFDRYVKISDKVVGILLRCRKHKMLEFEGEMLWKGQDDDVIVTLSD; encoded by the exons ATGAGTAGCACTGGGACCGTTATCGTTCCCCAACAAGAGCCCCAGGCTTTCAAACGAGCTGTACGGAAGATCAAATGTGCTGCCATGGTGGCCAACCTGGCCAAAAGTTGGCAGGGTTGGGCCAACGACCACTCAACCAAGCAGGACTCCATTCCCAACGGTTGGATGCCTTTATCGATAGAGGAAGAGGACCAGAAAGAGCGCAACCACAAGGTGAAACTCACGGTAAAGCCACGAGTAATCGCAGTTGATGCCACCGACAGCGGCGTGAACAACATCCGAACCTGCTCCGTAACTAAGACGGTGAAGCCCAAACGCAGCGAATGCAGCAGCGGCGACATCGTCAACACCATCCGAGGAAAGATGGAGTCCGGCTCAGAGGAGAGTAAGCCATTCCTGGGAAACGAGTCGCCGACGCGACGTCGCCAGATGAGGGCGCTGAGTAATGccgtgggaggaggaggagtcatcCAGGACAGGAAGTCCATGCTCCAGGAGAAGAAGCTCGGTTCCAGGAGCAGCAGCGTGGACACGGAGGACAGCGGgctgggggaggaggggggccTCAGCGACAACGGAGAATCTAAAGCTGAACAGAGCGATGACCGCCTCAAAAAACTGACCAGCAGACCCAAG ATTAAAATCACCACTATAGGAGACATTAAGAGTCGCTGGCAGCAGTGGTCCAACCAACACCTGGAGGGTCAGAAGCTCAACCCGTTCAGCGAGGACTTCGACTACGAGTACGCCATGACTCAGCGTCTCCAAAAGGGAGACGAAGGCTACGGACGCCCCAAGGACGGCTCCAAGACGGCGGAGCGGGGCGACCGAGCCCACAGGCACATCCACAGGGAGATGGAGGAGATGGTGTGGATCATCAGGGACATGGGCTTCAAGGACCCCCAGGGCAGGACCGCCATCTCCTTCGGTCGCCTCTTCGACCGCTACGTCAAGATCTCGGACAAAGTGGTGGGAATCCTGCTGCGCTGTCGCAAACACAAGATGTTGGAGTTTGAGGGAGAGATGCTTTGGAAAGGCCAGGACGATGATGTCATCGTTACGCTCAGTGACTGA